The following coding sequences are from one Photobacterium angustum window:
- a CDS encoding DUF1852 domain-containing protein — protein MNNDFTFTINKTGLDENYHPASNTRITTNFANLARGESRQQNLRNALKMIDNSFNALANWDNPEGDRYSIELEIVSVDIDIEGNGQSFPSIEVLKTHIIDNQTNQRIEGIVGNNFSSYVRDYDFSVLLQNHNKGKSQFSIPDNFGELHGKIFQSFVNSDVYKDNFKKSPVICLSVSDNKTYFRTENQHPVLGVEYTPNESSLTEQYFKKMGLQVRYFMPANSVAPLAFFFFGDLLNDYTNLELISTISTMETFQKIYRPEIYNANAVAGKSYKPNLKCPDHSLTKIVYDREERSRLAGEQGKFAEQHFIKPYQAVLEQWSSNFVNS, from the coding sequence ATGAATAACGATTTTACATTTACAATAAATAAGACTGGCCTTGATGAAAATTATCATCCCGCTAGCAATACGCGTATTACTACCAATTTCGCTAATTTAGCGAGAGGGGAAAGTCGTCAACAGAACTTACGCAATGCGTTAAAGATGATCGATAATAGCTTTAATGCTTTAGCGAATTGGGATAACCCCGAAGGTGATCGTTATTCTATTGAGCTGGAAATTGTGTCGGTTGATATTGATATTGAAGGCAATGGTCAATCATTCCCATCGATTGAAGTATTAAAGACCCACATTATAGATAATCAAACCAATCAGCGTATTGAAGGGATTGTCGGTAATAACTTTTCTTCTTATGTACGTGATTATGACTTTAGCGTACTACTACAAAACCATAATAAAGGTAAGTCTCAGTTCAGTATTCCAGATAATTTCGGCGAATTGCATGGGAAAATCTTCCAAAGCTTTGTTAATTCTGATGTTTATAAAGACAACTTTAAAAAGTCACCGGTCATTTGTTTATCTGTATCTGATAACAAAACCTATTTCCGAACTGAAAACCAGCACCCAGTACTTGGTGTGGAATATACACCTAATGAGTCGTCATTAACTGAGCAATATTTCAAAAAAATGGGCTTACAGGTACGTTACTTCATGCCTGCAAACAGCGTTGCGCCGTTGGCTTTCTTCTTCTTTGGTGACTTATTAAATGATTACACCAACCTAGAGTTGATAAGCACTATCAGCACCATGGAAACATTTCAAAAAATCTATCGCCCTGAAATTTATAATGCTAATGCGGTAGCTGGGAAGTCGTATAAACCTAACTTGAAGTGCCCTGATCACTCATTGACTAAAATCGTCTATGACAGAGAAGAGCGGAGCCGACTAGCCGGTGAGCAAGGCAAATTTGCCGAGCAGCACTTCATCAAACCTTATCAAGCCGTGCTTGAACAATGGTCATCAAATTTCGTGAATAGCTAA
- a CDS encoding methionine synthase, whose amino-acid sequence MKTLLPTSTAGSLPKPDWLAEPEKLWSPWKLEGDELISGKQEALCLSLKNQQQAGIDIVSDGEQTRQHFVTTFIEHLNGVDFETRKTVKIRDRYDASVPTVVGPVSRQKSVFVEDAKYLRQQTKQPIKWALPGPMTMVDTLYDAHYKSREKLAWEFAKILNQEAKELEAAGVDIIQFDEPAFNVFFDEVNEWGIACLERAIEGLKCETAVHICYGYGIQANTDWKKTLGSEWRQYEEAFPKLQQSNIDIISLECHNSHVPMDLLELIRGKKVMVGAIDVASDKIETAEEVADTLRKALKFVDADKLYPCTNCGMAPLAQHIAQGKLEALNAGAEIIRKELSA is encoded by the coding sequence ATGAAAACATTATTACCGACTTCAACAGCAGGAAGCTTACCTAAACCAGATTGGCTTGCTGAGCCTGAAAAACTCTGGTCACCTTGGAAATTAGAAGGGGATGAGTTAATCTCTGGCAAACAAGAGGCGCTCTGCTTGTCACTAAAAAATCAACAACAAGCAGGAATTGATATTGTCAGTGATGGCGAGCAAACACGCCAACATTTCGTGACTACCTTTATAGAGCACCTCAACGGCGTTGACTTTGAAACCCGTAAAACGGTTAAAATCCGAGACCGTTATGATGCCAGTGTGCCAACGGTTGTCGGCCCTGTTTCACGTCAAAAATCTGTGTTTGTTGAAGATGCTAAATACCTGCGTCAACAAACTAAACAACCGATCAAATGGGCACTTCCAGGCCCTATGACTATGGTTGATACCCTTTATGATGCGCACTACAAAAGTCGTGAAAAACTGGCATGGGAATTTGCTAAAATCCTTAATCAAGAAGCTAAAGAATTAGAAGCGGCAGGTGTTGATATTATCCAATTTGATGAGCCTGCATTTAATGTGTTCTTTGATGAGGTTAATGAATGGGGAATTGCCTGTTTAGAAAGAGCCATTGAGGGACTGAAATGTGAAACCGCTGTTCACATTTGTTATGGCTATGGTATTCAAGCTAATACTGATTGGAAGAAAACACTCGGTTCAGAGTGGCGTCAATACGAAGAGGCGTTTCCTAAGCTGCAGCAATCTAATATCGATATTATCTCGTTAGAATGCCACAACTCTCATGTACCGATGGATCTGCTAGAGCTTATTCGTGGGAAAAAAGTGATGGTGGGGGCGATTGATGTTGCGAGTGACAAAATTGAAACTGCTGAAGAAGTCGCGGATACATTGCGTAAAGCACTTAAATTTGTTGATGCTGATAAACTTTACCCATGCACCAATTGCGGTATGGCACCGTTAGCGCAGCATATCGCACAAGGTAAACTTGAAGCCTTAAATGCAGGGGCTGAAATCATTCGAAAAGAGCTTTCAGCTTAG
- a CDS encoding phytanoyl-CoA dioxygenase family protein — protein sequence MVVNSQQLTQQYEELGYFVIRNYFSEDQIASLRKVVLTFHELWKADNKKFYQEEAFNSSLITGSQYLSIAERTELFDFISSKKIMDVVDAVIPKNPAFMNTQLFFNPVNPQQKDFWHRDCQYDYDIEDQMKVILETQVLHLRVPLFDEPGMEIIPGTHKRWDNEEEYNVRQEVNGKVSHDSLSGGKKIALSAGDLLVFSADMIHRGLYGLDRLALDILIFDSASDYVDYVDDDCLPTQIILKNIADPRLFINTLHLKSMACAS from the coding sequence GTGGTAGTCAATAGCCAACAATTAACTCAGCAATACGAAGAATTAGGTTACTTTGTTATTCGCAATTATTTCAGTGAAGATCAGATAGCTTCACTTAGAAAAGTCGTTTTAACTTTTCATGAATTATGGAAAGCTGATAACAAAAAATTCTATCAAGAAGAAGCATTTAACTCATCTTTGATTACTGGAAGCCAGTATTTATCTATCGCTGAGAGAACGGAACTTTTTGATTTCATTAGTTCAAAAAAGATCATGGATGTGGTTGATGCCGTAATACCTAAAAATCCTGCTTTCATGAATACTCAACTGTTCTTTAATCCGGTGAACCCGCAACAAAAAGACTTTTGGCACCGAGATTGTCAATACGATTATGATATTGAAGACCAAATGAAAGTCATATTAGAAACGCAAGTGTTGCATCTTCGTGTCCCTTTATTTGATGAACCCGGTATGGAAATAATACCTGGCACTCACAAGAGATGGGATAATGAAGAAGAATACAATGTTCGCCAAGAAGTGAATGGTAAAGTCAGCCATGATAGCCTTTCTGGTGGGAAGAAGATTGCATTATCTGCAGGTGATTTATTGGTATTTTCAGCAGATATGATACATCGTGGTTTATACGGATTAGATCGCTTAGCATTGGATATTTTAATTTTTGATTCGGCATCTGATTATGTTGATTACGTTGATGATGATTGCCTACCGACTCAAATCATACTGAAAAATATTGCCGATCCACGATTGTTTATCAATACTCTACATCTTAAATCAATGGCGTGTGCTTCATAA
- a CDS encoding DUF481 domain-containing protein translates to MKSTITAVSAAVGMLLSSVTFAEQISMFDYDEATSAYEDAYLDAQFDLRDGNQDQASYNAVVSANYDRVFSSADRNTRIDFVGDTNISQGPNKNDERKENYQALASLTNDMYFSPKVNDFFWYGKAEVGAQTDMEDPFTKLTVGLGYGRVVNATPMAKAIRVVQSLQERGLLRGNISRETYQNVAQVIAKEPAYRSRYGSADYAEYWVEDIGKALGDQLSARGAIKSYDVLINERISTRKYGWLVRAGVGAVLTNYDGSDSKPALEVGAEYHYPINNQTQFSNEAILTAILDDGDNGFNASNTMSLTYELRDNIDWENAWLLTYAASDKSEDLMTNSLRSTFRYYVSNSISLSVTGGLSKTEDNIDYDGTSNTNRNDDIDTTFHFGLTYRLK, encoded by the coding sequence ATGAAATCAACAATCACTGCGGTGTCTGCTGCGGTTGGTATGCTGTTATCTTCAGTCACTTTTGCTGAACAAATTAGCATGTTTGATTATGATGAAGCGACATCAGCGTATGAGGATGCATATTTAGATGCGCAATTTGATTTACGAGATGGTAATCAAGACCAAGCCAGTTATAACGCTGTTGTAAGTGCAAATTATGATCGTGTATTTTCATCGGCAGATCGAAATACGCGAATTGACTTTGTCGGTGATACAAACATAAGTCAAGGTCCGAATAAGAATGATGAACGTAAAGAAAATTACCAAGCTTTAGCCTCGTTAACCAATGATATGTACTTTAGCCCTAAGGTAAATGATTTCTTTTGGTATGGTAAAGCAGAAGTCGGCGCGCAGACTGATATGGAAGATCCCTTTACCAAGCTAACGGTTGGTTTAGGTTATGGGCGAGTGGTAAATGCAACCCCAATGGCAAAAGCGATCCGTGTGGTTCAATCACTTCAAGAGCGGGGGTTATTAAGAGGCAATATTAGCCGAGAAACTTATCAAAATGTTGCCCAAGTCATTGCAAAAGAGCCAGCTTATCGCAGTCGTTATGGCTCTGCAGATTATGCAGAATATTGGGTAGAAGATATTGGTAAAGCATTAGGCGATCAACTCAGCGCGCGAGGTGCAATTAAATCTTACGATGTACTGATCAATGAACGAATTTCAACTCGTAAATACGGCTGGCTAGTCAGAGCGGGTGTTGGTGCGGTACTGACTAACTATGATGGTTCAGATAGCAAACCAGCGCTTGAAGTTGGGGCGGAATACCATTACCCAATCAATAACCAAACCCAATTTTCGAATGAAGCGATTTTAACCGCAATTCTTGATGATGGTGATAATGGCTTTAACGCAAGCAATACTATGTCTTTAACTTATGAGCTGCGTGACAATATTGATTGGGAAAACGCATGGTTACTCACTTATGCTGCAAGCGATAAATCTGAAGATTTGATGACCAATAGTTTACGTTCAACATTCCGTTACTATGTGTCTAATTCTATTAGCTTATCCGTTACTGGCGGCTTGTCTAAAACTGAAGATAATATTGACTATGATGGAACAAGTAACACTAATCGAAATGATGATATCGATACAACGTTCCACTTTGGCTTAACGTACCGTCTGAAGTAA
- a CDS encoding RNA polymerase sigma factor, which produces MNILNNGLLNESDLLYVFQNNRLKRNEVFSLLMKPYWSSLYSRCRYRINDNGSIDDVVQDVLLRIYQALPKYCHQGVFRTWIYKIADNVSYSYLAKNMKYNKKNISINNIEPVSSYNQVNIDDKIDMDILLDELSYSEQEIIDLRFYQDLTLLEISDILCITISACKMRLYRALKLLHEILFRKKMPE; this is translated from the coding sequence ATGAATATATTAAATAATGGTTTGTTAAATGAAAGTGATTTGCTCTATGTTTTTCAAAATAATAGATTAAAAAGGAATGAAGTATTTTCATTGTTAATGAAACCTTATTGGTCCTCTTTATATTCAAGATGTAGATATAGAATAAATGATAATGGCAGTATCGATGATGTTGTTCAGGATGTTTTATTAAGGATTTATCAAGCACTACCAAAATACTGTCATCAAGGCGTCTTTAGGACATGGATTTATAAAATTGCAGATAATGTTTCTTATTCATACTTAGCCAAAAATATGAAATATAATAAAAAAAATATTTCTATAAATAATATTGAGCCTGTGAGTAGTTATAATCAAGTCAATATAGATGATAAAATTGATATGGATATATTACTCGATGAATTATCTTACAGTGAACAAGAAATTATTGATTTACGATTTTATCAAGATCTAACATTATTAGAAATTAGTGATATTTTATGCATCACAATTAGTGCGTGTAAAATGCGTTTATATCGTGCGCTAAAGTTGCTTCATGAAATTCTGTTTAGAAAAAAAATGCCAGAATAA
- a CDS encoding PepSY-associated TM helix domain-containing protein, translating to MVLKQKNVQLWARRLHIYISMALLLIVLFFAITGITLNRPELFVSDTPSVTEQKITIPTSLLSSEQGPFVPNKLALISYLSKHTDVRGTASGIEIFTDLEGDELVEGEISLDYKGPGYNAVVFIDMTTAQANIEITNYGVIALLNDLHKGRNSGEVWKWFIDITAALMICFVLTGVCLLLPKKKTLNTSMKWMSFGSVVTAIIYIVFVP from the coding sequence ATGGTGTTAAAGCAAAAAAATGTCCAATTGTGGGCACGTCGTCTTCATATTTACATTTCAATGGCGTTGTTATTGATTGTTTTATTTTTTGCCATTACTGGCATTACTTTAAACCGCCCTGAGTTGTTTGTATCTGATACACCCAGTGTGACAGAGCAAAAAATCACCATACCTACTTCATTGCTTTCGTCTGAACAAGGTCCGTTTGTACCTAACAAATTGGCTTTGATCAGCTATCTCTCTAAACATACCGATGTGCGTGGTACGGCTTCTGGTATCGAGATCTTTACCGATCTAGAGGGTGACGAATTAGTCGAAGGCGAGATCTCATTAGATTACAAAGGCCCTGGTTATAACGCTGTGGTCTTTATTGATATGACAACCGCACAAGCGAATATCGAAATCACCAATTATGGTGTTATTGCGCTACTTAACGATCTTCATAAAGGTCGTAATAGTGGCGAGGTTTGGAAGTGGTTTATTGATATTACTGCGGCTTTGATGATCTGTTTTGTGTTAACGGGTGTGTGTTTGCTACTACCGAAAAAGAAAACACTTAATACATCAATGAAGTGGATGAGTTTCGGCTCAGTTGTTACGGCCATTATCTACATTGTATTTGTTCCTTAA
- a CDS encoding DUF2271 domain-containing protein: MTIKNKLKKTVLATLLLAPLSTAWAAPLPETAQLDVELSLPKIETSMYARPYVAVWIENSERKPVRTMQLWVGKDEWLKDLRSWWRKVGRYDRELVDAVTSATRPVGEYRFSWDGLDDKGNRVEQGDYTFYVEVVREHGGRNYLRQKLTLGESAVSHVLAPTQETGTIKINYKL; encoded by the coding sequence ATGACCATTAAAAATAAATTAAAAAAGACCGTACTGGCAACGTTACTGCTGGCACCTTTATCAACGGCATGGGCGGCACCTTTGCCAGAAACCGCTCAGTTAGATGTTGAACTAAGTTTACCTAAAATTGAAACCTCGATGTACGCCCGTCCTTATGTCGCGGTATGGATTGAAAACAGTGAACGTAAACCCGTAAGGACGATGCAACTTTGGGTCGGTAAAGACGAATGGCTGAAAGATTTACGTAGCTGGTGGCGCAAAGTGGGTCGTTATGACCGAGAACTTGTTGATGCTGTTACATCTGCCACACGTCCCGTGGGTGAATACCGTTTTTCATGGGATGGCTTAGATGATAAAGGCAACCGTGTAGAGCAAGGGGATTATACCTTTTACGTTGAAGTGGTACGTGAACATGGCGGACGTAACTATTTACGCCAGAAATTAACGCTAGGTGAAAGTGCTGTTAGCCATGTTTTAGCACCAACACAAGAAACTGGCACTATCAAGATTAACTACAAACTCTAA
- a CDS encoding DUF4198 domain-containing protein, with protein sequence MNNKLKALSLACLVTAGLGVASVAQAHPRWVLPSHFTVSKEGGDWLSFDVTASHGTFVFDKPASIETTQVVMPDGSIAYPNFTIRGKRRAIFDFFFEEEGTHKVQINQTPRYYTFYKAGRRDTEKRMEANKADRMTILPEKSRDVVTQVSYTRAESYVTVGKPSTKAMELTDKYLEMVPVTHPSDIVEGEPVTFQFFFNGKPQAGVTADITREGTLYRNHQEQIDVVSDKDGKITFTPEVAGRYLMKSNYKGMVENDPMYDRANVNVHLTFETLLQ encoded by the coding sequence ATGAATAATAAATTAAAAGCACTATCTTTAGCATGCCTAGTGACAGCGGGTTTAGGTGTGGCATCTGTCGCTCAAGCACACCCTCGTTGGGTATTACCTTCACATTTCACTGTTTCCAAAGAGGGTGGGGATTGGCTGTCATTTGATGTGACAGCGTCACACGGAACATTTGTTTTTGATAAGCCAGCAAGCATTGAAACCACACAAGTTGTTATGCCTGATGGTAGTATTGCTTACCCTAATTTCACCATTCGTGGTAAACGTCGTGCGATTTTTGATTTCTTCTTTGAAGAAGAAGGTACTCATAAAGTACAAATTAATCAGACACCTAGATATTACACTTTCTACAAAGCTGGACGTCGTGATACTGAAAAACGTATGGAAGCGAATAAAGCTGATCGTATGACAATACTGCCTGAAAAATCACGTGACGTTGTCACTCAGGTGAGTTATACCCGTGCAGAAAGTTATGTGACTGTTGGGAAACCATCAACAAAAGCGATGGAACTGACAGATAAATATCTTGAAATGGTACCTGTTACACACCCGTCTGACATTGTTGAAGGCGAGCCAGTAACCTTCCAATTTTTCTTTAATGGTAAGCCGCAAGCAGGAGTAACGGCGGACATTACACGTGAAGGAACACTGTACCGTAATCACCAAGAACAAATTGATGTGGTAAGTGATAAAGACGGCAAGATCACCTTCACTCCAGAAGTGGCGGGGCGTTACCTAATGAAGTCGAATTATAAAGGTATGGTTGAAAACGATCCTATGTACGACCGTGCAAACGTCAATGTTCACTTAACTTTTGAAACCTTACTTCAGTAA
- a CDS encoding DUF6162 family protein, translated as MIRQTVRSDNGDREGKWVALCIGLILLVSFVLLPYHQTKQPKSALLSHQVSITDLAAEEIAMIAELRLAHEEIRNLYQDSQLGAAVGQWPQISELQEFWIAPFVTDKSWERKGRHQWALITDAVYQGVRADDKGSMSVVLNSHSASPDIWLAMDDNVSLLDANALRDFDGKHLIDNGWTQIVFNDSPNNNESHNH; from the coding sequence ATGATCCGTCAAACTGTTCGCTCTGATAATGGAGATCGAGAAGGTAAGTGGGTCGCCTTATGTATTGGATTAATCTTGTTGGTGTCTTTTGTTTTACTTCCTTATCACCAAACTAAGCAACCAAAATCGGCACTGCTTTCGCATCAAGTTTCAATTACTGATTTAGCCGCTGAAGAGATCGCTATGATTGCGGAATTACGGCTTGCTCATGAAGAAATCCGTAACTTATATCAAGATAGCCAGTTAGGTGCTGCTGTTGGTCAATGGCCACAAATATCTGAGCTTCAAGAGTTTTGGATTGCTCCTTTTGTGACAGATAAAAGCTGGGAACGAAAAGGTCGTCATCAGTGGGCATTGATCACTGATGCTGTCTATCAAGGTGTGAGAGCAGATGATAAAGGTTCGATGTCGGTAGTGCTTAATAGTCATTCAGCGTCTCCCGATATTTGGCTCGCGATGGACGATAATGTGAGCTTACTTGATGCCAATGCATTACGCGATTTTGATGGAAAACATTTAATCGATAATGGTTGGACACAAATTGTGTTTAACGATTCTCCTAATAATAACGAATCACATAATCACTAA
- a CDS encoding metal ABC transporter solute-binding protein, Zn/Mn family, giving the protein MNKLIKSSLTAIALLVSMNSFAADKKTIGITLQPYYSYVKAVVGDKAEILPLVDAGFNPHNYLPQPNDLKRLKEMDIIVVNGIGHDDFALKVIQAADRDDLIVIEANNDVPLLPAMGQSVGNGAVNPHTFVGLSTTIQKVYTIANELAKIDPDNAAEYRKNARDYAKQFRLMKRDAMLTLGDLDTAGMKVATTHNAYGYLLQEFGVDVAAVIEPAHGVEPSASQLQETIEKIKQSGIDVLFYELNMPNRYVDTIEKATGVQLYRFSHMTHGEYDGKKVKLEMKENLATLVEAIKFAANKDQA; this is encoded by the coding sequence ATGAATAAATTAATTAAATCTAGCCTTACTGCTATAGCATTGCTTGTGAGTATGAATAGCTTTGCTGCTGATAAAAAGACCATTGGTATTACTTTGCAGCCTTATTACAGTTATGTAAAAGCGGTTGTTGGTGATAAAGCAGAAATTTTGCCATTGGTTGATGCAGGTTTTAATCCCCATAATTATTTACCTCAACCTAATGATCTTAAACGTCTAAAAGAGATGGATATCATTGTGGTTAATGGTATCGGTCACGATGATTTTGCGTTGAAAGTTATCCAAGCAGCAGATCGTGATGATTTGATTGTAATTGAAGCTAATAATGATGTGCCACTGTTGCCTGCTATGGGGCAGTCGGTTGGTAATGGCGCTGTGAATCCTCATACGTTTGTTGGATTATCTACCACGATTCAGAAGGTTTATACCATTGCTAATGAGTTGGCGAAAATTGATCCTGACAATGCCGCTGAATATCGAAAAAATGCCCGCGATTATGCCAAACAATTTCGTTTAATGAAGCGTGATGCAATGCTTACGCTGGGGGATTTAGATACAGCGGGAATGAAAGTTGCGACTACGCACAATGCGTATGGCTACTTATTACAAGAGTTTGGTGTTGATGTTGCTGCGGTGATTGAACCTGCTCATGGTGTAGAACCAAGTGCAAGCCAACTACAAGAAACAATTGAGAAAATTAAACAATCAGGCATTGACGTTTTGTTTTATGAATTGAACATGCCTAATCGTTATGTCGATACCATTGAAAAAGCAACAGGTGTTCAGTTATACCGTTTTTCTCACATGACACATGGAGAGTATGACGGTAAGAAAGTTAAACTTGAGATGAAAGAAAACCTTGCGACATTAGTTGAAGCAATAAAGTTTGCTGCAAATAAGGATCAAGCATGA
- a CDS encoding metal ABC transporter ATP-binding protein has product MIIGPSIQLTNVNLQYGPNQILSEITHQFNGGQCHVVMGPNGGGKTSLLRSILGLTPFRGQIDILWDESVNNGKAGTIGYVPQKAMFEQSLPLTVMDFILLNQTRSPLFWRQRQKDKQIALTQLDRVGMANRADRRMGQLSGGEQQRVLFAQALLDNPDLLVLDEPTTGMDEQGVRYLESLIHEFVNQGKTVLAVHHDVTAVRRLEAQVHVVNRVLVDSGDYSQVLVPEKIERLFNHYSQPAVSASNQSEVA; this is encoded by the coding sequence ATGATCATCGGTCCTAGCATTCAGTTAACTAACGTTAACCTTCAATACGGTCCTAATCAGATTTTATCTGAAATCACTCATCAATTTAACGGTGGACAATGCCATGTGGTCATGGGACCTAATGGTGGCGGTAAAACATCACTGCTACGTTCTATTTTAGGCTTAACGCCGTTTCGTGGGCAAATTGATATTTTATGGGATGAATCAGTTAATAACGGAAAAGCCGGTACGATTGGTTATGTGCCACAAAAAGCAATGTTCGAACAAAGTTTACCGTTAACAGTGATGGATTTTATTTTATTAAATCAAACTCGTTCACCTTTGTTTTGGCGTCAACGTCAGAAAGATAAACAAATCGCATTAACACAACTTGATCGTGTCGGTATGGCGAACCGTGCAGATCGCCGTATGGGGCAATTATCTGGCGGTGAACAGCAGCGTGTATTGTTTGCTCAAGCACTATTAGATAATCCTGATTTACTGGTACTTGATGAACCAACGACGGGTATGGATGAGCAGGGGGTGCGTTATTTAGAATCGCTTATCCATGAATTTGTTAACCAAGGTAAAACTGTATTAGCGGTTCATCATGATGTGACAGCGGTTCGACGTTTAGAAGCGCAAGTTCATGTGGTCAATCGCGTGTTAGTTGATAGCGGTGATTATAGTCAAGTATTGGTACCAGAGAAGATTGAACGTTTGTTTAATCATTATTCTCAGCCAGCAGTCTCTGCGTCTAATCAATCAGAGGTGGCGTAA
- a CDS encoding metal ABC transporter permease, whose amino-acid sequence MELLRHWAQLGVDAGWLSDSFSYAFMVNAIVAALLLGPLLGGLGTLVIAKRLAFFSEAVGHAALTGIALGVLLGEPPENPFIGLFSFCMIFALLLHFVRNRTNVPYDTLVGVFLALALAVGAALLMYVARKINIHMLENVLFGSILTVTDQDLIVLAISCALIVLLLIPTFNRILLTCISPDIARVRGYKTNFYDYLFVMMITLVTIASVKIVGAVLVGALLLIPGATARLLTKNMGSFVLLSALLATISCVIGTVLPMELKLPVPSGAAIIIVSAIFFMSATMYRIIRKS is encoded by the coding sequence ATGGAACTATTAAGACATTGGGCACAACTCGGTGTTGATGCTGGTTGGTTAAGTGACAGTTTCTCTTATGCCTTTATGGTTAATGCAATCGTAGCGGCACTGTTGCTTGGGCCTCTTTTAGGTGGCTTAGGTACTTTAGTGATTGCTAAACGTTTAGCTTTCTTTTCTGAAGCAGTCGGCCACGCCGCTCTAACGGGTATTGCCTTAGGTGTATTGTTAGGCGAGCCACCAGAAAATCCATTCATTGGTTTATTTAGCTTCTGCATGATTTTTGCTTTATTGCTGCATTTCGTGCGAAATCGAACTAATGTTCCTTACGACACATTAGTCGGTGTTTTCCTCGCGTTAGCATTAGCGGTTGGTGCTGCATTGTTGATGTATGTAGCACGTAAGATCAATATTCACATGTTAGAAAACGTCTTGTTTGGTTCAATCCTAACGGTAACAGATCAAGATTTGATTGTTCTTGCGATCAGTTGTGCCTTAATTGTATTGCTCTTAATACCGACGTTTAATCGGATTTTATTAACCTGTATTAGTCCTGATATTGCCCGAGTTCGTGGCTACAAAACCAATTTTTACGATTACCTATTTGTGATGATGATAACGCTGGTCACTATAGCATCTGTGAAAATTGTTGGGGCAGTGTTGGTTGGTGCGTTGCTATTGATCCCTGGCGCAACGGCGCGGTTATTAACCAAGAATATGGGCAGTTTTGTTTTATTGTCGGCTCTACTAGCCACAATAAGTTGTGTTATTGGTACGGTATTGCCGATGGAATTAAAACTTCCAGTCCCATCAGGCGCTGCGATTATTATTGTTTCTGCTATCTTTTTCATGTCAGCAACGATGTACCGCATTATTCGTAAAAGTTAA